From Niallia sp. Man26:
ATGTTAATTGGCTTAAACGGCCATAATCAGAAGAAATATTAATAATTTTTCCATATCCATATTTTTCCATGAGAAGCAGAAAGGACTGAATGGTATAGTAAGCCCCAAAAAAGTTTGTTTCCATTGTTTTTTCCAAAATGGCAGGGTCCATAGTTAATAAACTTTCATCTTCGTCTAAATAAACACCTGCATTATTAATCAAAACATCTAATCTTCCAAAGTGCTCATCTACCGTGATGGCGGCTTGGCGAATGCTTTCATGATTGTTCACATCCATCTCGAGAAAAGATACTTCTAAATTTGATTTGCGAAGTTTTTTAACAGCTTCTAGCCCTTTTTTTGAGTCTCGGCTTGTTAAGATAACTTTAAAACCTTTCAAAGCCAATTGGCGGACCAGTTCATAGCCAATTCCGCGATTACCGCCAGTGACTAGGGCAACTTTTGAGTCTGTAAACATATTATTATCCTCCTTGAAAAGAATGGAATTTATCTTGATACTTGATGTACAGGAGTCATCATATAGTTTCTAAGTACAATAGTTACTAAACTTAACACTAATGAAAGAATCCCAACTAATACAACATATTGCGTACCCATTGATGCTATTAAAAGTCCGCCTGCAGCTGACCCGACAGTTGTCCCAACGTTGCAAGAAGAGATAAAGAGTCCGTTAGCAAAATCAGGTGCTTCAGGGGCTGAAGACGTAATTAAATATTGATTAATATTCGCCATTATTCCCCCTGCTAAAATTCCCCAAATGAAAGTAAGCATTGCCATTGGCAGCGGATACTGTCCTGTGAAGAATAAGAGGATGTAATAGTAGAGGGAAATATACTACAGATTTAATCGGGTTTTGCGTAAGCAGCTTTCCTGCGACAATATTACCAATCATATTGGCCCCGCCAAAAATAAACAGCGTTAAAGTTATTGTATTTGGAGACATATTCGTTACTGTCTTCAAATATTCCGTGAAGTAGCTGTAAACTCCAAATACAGATGCATTTAATAAAATAACTGTCACAATAGAAATCCAGATTATTGATTTCTTTAAGACAGACAGCTGTGCACCGTAAGATTGTTTTACTTCGACAGGCATAGAAGGGACAAAAATGAATGTCGCAATAAAGACTATAACAGTAACAACAGCAAAGAATGCCATCGCCATTTCATAAGATAGGACACTATCAATAAAACTTGCGATTGGCACACCGGCTACCATACCCGCAGATACGCCAATAAATACTTTAGAAACAGCTTTTGGAGCTTCTTCTTTACTAACAGAGGAAGCAGCAACTGTAAAAGCCATCGAACAATAAATAGGATGAAAAAAACCTAGAACGACTCGTGTTAATAATAAAACAGTAAAATTAGTAGTAAATACAGACACAATATTCCCTAGCACAAACATGCCTAAAACAATTAACATGACTGTTTTTCGATTTATCCCTGAAAACAATAACGGCATTATTGGACCAGAAATAGCAATCGCGAGTGCAAACAGACTCACCAGCAAGCCGGCAGTTGATACACTGACATTAAATTGTTCAGCAATCGAGGGCAATAACCCGATAACCCCCATTTCGGTATTTAAGATGCCAAAAACTCCTATAGTTAAGATGAATATTAATAATTTTTTATTATACAAAAAAATCCCTCCATAAAATTCTTCATTTTACCGGTGCAGCAAAGGTATTACGCGATGACAAGTTTTTTGTAAGTATAAAGGTTAGAGTTAACTCTAGTTCAAGAAGTATTTTTGAAAAAAAATTGTTTTTTTTATTTGGAGGGAGGGGCATTTAATAAAAAGAGCCATCTAACCTACTGGTTGTAGGTTAGATGGCTCTATGTTAATTTAAACTGCCAATTTTTTCAGTTTTATGAATATCTTCTGTGCCTGCCTCTAAGGCAGTCTTATAATAGTCGCATTTATGTTTAATAATTTCCATCGTTTTATTTATTTCTGCCAGCTGTGCTTCAACAGCGGCTTTCCGTTCTAAAAACATGTCATATCTCTGCTGGAGGGTAGCATCTCCATCCTGACACCAATCAATGAAACTTTTAATTTCCTTTATAGGCATCCCAGTAGATTTCAGACATTCAATGATCCTTAATGCGCCAATATCCGACTCTTTAAACAATCTTGTTCCATTAGTTGTTCGTTCTACAAAAGGCAAAAGGCCTTCTTTGTCATAATAACGGAGCGTATAGGTGGTAAGGTTTAATTCTTTCGCTACTTCACTAATAGAGTATGTGTTCATTGTTTCACTCCTTATTCTTCTATAAATATAGATTTAGAGTTAACTCTAGGATGCGAGGCCAATTCTATCATGGTTATTTACTGATTGTCAAAGCTGATTTTAAAAATATTGTAAATTATCATAAAAATGGATAATTCACTTGACTTAGAGTTAACTTTAAGGTTTATCATATTTGCTAGTAAAAGTTTTAACTAGGAATATAGTGTAATTTGTTTTGTGTTTAAACTAAATTATTAACATGAAAGTTAACTGATTTTTACTAGGTGTTATTTTATATCCAAAACAGTTAACTGAATTTCTAATAGGAAGGTGATTATCATGTTGGTAACAAAGGAAACGGTAAGACTGATCCGGGGACTGCAAGCAAGAAATACGACGATATTTGTTGCTAAAGCCCGTTCTTTTAGTAGTGATGTGTTTCTAACTAAGAATGGTAAAGCTTCAAATGGAAAAGAAATTATGAAGGTAATGGACTTAAATGTAAACACTGGTGATGAAATCACCTTGTTAGTCGATGGACCAGATGAGAAGGACGCCATCCATACATTAAAAAAATTCCTATTTAATAAGTAGAAATATTTAGTATTTACTTGGAATTTTCTATGACCAATCTGCAAAAAAGACTCACTACCAAGAACGTTATTCCGATGATTCATATCACATCTGTCCATGACGACGAAGTTTTCCTATTCCGAAAATACAGCTGAAGTTAATCATAAAGAAAAGGGGAATAACCAATGAATTGGTACCCCTCTTTTTCTTATTACAGATTTTACGGAACGAGAAAGCCCATTCCTTAAGGTGTGGGATGAAAGTGAATGGTTTTTTATTTCTTAGAGTAATCCACTAGGCATTTGAATCTCTTGTTGTTATAATATACGAAACGTACGTTCGATGGGTGGTGAACAAACTTGGAAACAATTTCTTTGAAACTAGAATTATTAAATCCTACTAAAGCTAAAAAAGAGATGTACAAAGAAATGACAAATATCAATACATCTTTTGCGAACTGGTTATTGGAATATCAAGGTCTAAAGGATGCAACATCGAAAGTTTATAAGTTGTTTTCTGATGGGAAATTCCCCTCGGCTATTGTGAACCAAACCATTCGAGAGGTTAAATCTAAGAAAAATAATCAAAAAGCGAAGGTTTTTCGCCGTTTTTGGTGTGGCTTCAACAACCAAAATTTGAAAGTAGAGAAAGAAAACAACCTCTATAAAGTTTCATTTCCTACTCTTGAGAAACGTGTTGGTGTACCAGTTGTAATAGAAACATACCAAACACATTGGTTAGATAAAGTTTTGGAAGGGAAAGCAAAACAAGGAGCAGCGGAGTTGTATGAGAAAAAGGGGCGTTGGTATGTTTCCATTTCTATCTCTTTTGAACCAAAAATACCGAAATTTGAATCTATTAAACCTCCAATAATGGGCATTGATGTAGGGTTAAACTATCTTGCTGTTGCTATGGTTGGAACAACTTCGTTGTTTTTTAAAGGAAATGAGGCAGCATTTATTCGCAGGAAATATGCTTCGAAAAGACGAGTCCTTGGACAGAATAAAAAGTTGGATGCTATTCGCAAATCCAAAAACAAAGAATCGCAATGGATGAAGGAATTAAATCATGTCATAAGCCGAAAAATCGTAAACTTCGCATTAGAGAACGGTGTTCGTCTAATACGAATGGAAGATTTAACAGGCATTAGAAAAACAGCAAAATCAAAGAAAGAAGCAGGTCGAAATCTACATTCTTGGGCACAATATCAACTTCAAACTTTCATTGAATACAAAGCAAAGGTGGAAGGCATGGAAGTTCAATATGTAAATCCTTATAACACATCGCAGATGTGTAAATGTGGTCATATTGATAAAAATAATAGAAACCGTCATCTATTTCAGTGCGAAAAATGTGGATATAAAAGCCATGCAGATGTGAATGCTGGACTTAATATATCAAAATGTGTAAGTGGTATTTCTAAAAAGAAAAAAGCATCCTAACTAGTGTTGTGGTAAAAGCAACACCGCCTGTTTAGGTACATATACACCAAAGGTGTATAGAACGTAACAGGATGGGGTAATGACATACCCCTTAACTAAAGGCTAGTTCAAAGCAGAAATGAATTGCGAACGCAATAGCACTTTAGAATCCCATTGCTTTAGCTGTGGGAGTGTCAAGAAACAAAAAAGCAGGAAATCTTAGATGCATTTAACTTTCGTCATGCTACAAAGGTATTTGACCCTACGAAGAAAATTTCTAAAGAGGACTTTTCATTTATCCTAGAAACTGGTCGTTTATCTCCAAGCTCTGTTGGTTATGAACCATGGAAATTTCTTATCGTGCAAAATAAGGAGTTTCATGAGCGATTGAAGGAGGTTGCATGGGGAGCACAAGGTCAGCTTCCGACTGCTAGTCATTTCGTTATCATTCTTGCACGGACAGATGCAAGATACGATTCTGAGTATGTATGGCAACTGCAAAAAAACGTGAAGCACATACCGGAAGATAAAATTGAAAAGATGAAGTCTGCGTACAAAAGTTTTCAAGAGGGTATGAAGCTGTTGGAAAGCGATAGAGCATTGTTTGACTGGGCTAGCAAGCAAACATATATCGCCCTTGGCAATATGATGACAGCAGCGGCACAAATCGGAATTGATTCTTGTCCAATTGAAGGCTTTAGTCCTGAAAAAGTGAATCAGCTTTTGGAGGAAAAAGGTTTGTTGGAGAATGGCAAGCTTGCGGTATCTGCTATGGTTGCTTTTGGCTATCGCGCAGAAAATCCAGACCGTCCGAAAACACGCCGAGCTATGGAAGATGTAGTACAGTGGATAGACTAATGGATAAACGACTACTAAGAAGTCTGTGCAGCGATTGTTTGGGCTGCATGGACTTGTTTTTTGCATATACACAAAAATAAGGGGGAAATATGAGATAAAACTTGGGGAAACGCTGAAGAGTAAATTAAACAAATAGTAGTAGTAAATTTGGCTATATTTCTCATTATAAAAAAAACAAGTAATACTATGTGCTTAAAAGAGTTATACCATAGATAGGCAATTGACATTAATAAATCCATCATGTAAGATGTATTTTAATAAATATATCTAACACGATGTATCGTAACTGATGTTAATGAGAGGATTGAAAAAATGTTAGAAAGAGCTGATTATCTTCGAGAGTCGATCGATTTTTTACAGCGGTTTATAGCAAAAAGTATGCAGAAGGAAGCTGAGGGCTATGGATTTACAGTGCCGCAGATTAGGGTTATTGCGGAAGTAATGACAAATAAAACTTCAAGTATTAAGCAATTAACTCATAATTTAAAAATGACCCAAAGTTCTGTTTCTGATATAGTGGAAAGACTTATCGGAAAAGGCATACTTGAGAAAACTCCCAATCCTAAAGATAAACGCTCAGTGGTTATCACATTAACGAAGGGTGCAGAAGATGGAATAAACAAAAAGGATTACACCCATTTAAATGAAATGATAACCGGTGCGCTGAGTCAGCTTAATGCCGAAGAACAAGAAATCGTTATGAAGGGAATGCAGCTGCTTGTCGGAGCCGTAAAAGAAAAAATGACATCAGAAGGAATGAACTATAATGAGTCCTTTGATGTAATGCTATTTCCTACTCATGAAAATAAACAATAATTTTCTATTGTAATGTTATTAACAATACTTGTAGTGGGCATTATGAAAGACTTTAGGTGAATTAGCATTCAAGCCTCATACATATAAGTTTACAAGTAGCAATATACTTAAAATAATCGCTTTTCATCATGAATAGCGTTTTTTTGTATGGATAACTTTTAATGATTATTGCAGGAGAAAGGATAATACTGAATATATGGAAACAAGCAACATAATAACGCTGTTAATTTCGTTAATTTCTTTTATAAATATAGCGCTTGGTATTGCTGTTATCTTTTTCGAAAGAAGGGATGTTGGCTATACATGGGCTTGGTTATTAATACTGTTTACTGTTCCGGTCGTAGGTTTTCTTATTTATATTTTCTTAGGCCGCCAAGTGAGAAAAGAGAATTTTTATAAGTTAACTGATTTTGAAAAAAGTGATTTTGAGATGGCTGTTAATAGGGAGCTAGAAGCGGTAAAAGAACATTATTCGCATAATGAAATGCTGGATCAATATTCGGATTTAATTAATATGAATTTAAACTCTTCTAATGCATTTTTAACTACTGATAATGAAATTAATATCTTTACCACTGGGCAGGAAAAATTTGCTTCGCTTTTTGAGGATATTAAGAAGGCAAAAGAAGAAGTGAATATACAATACTATATTATTCAACCTGATAATCTTGGTAAACAACTAAGAGATTTATTAGTTCAAAAAGCGAAGGAAGGAGTTAAAGTGCGTTTGCTTTTTGATGCGATTGGTTCGAAGAAAATATCACCCTCTTTTTATCAAGAGATTATTAAGAATGGCGGAGAGGTCGAAGTTTTTTTTCCTTCTTTTCTAAGATTAATTAACTTTCGTATTAACAATCGCAACCATCGAAAGCTTTGTATTATTGACGGAAATATTGCTTATATAGGCGGATTTAATGTTGGTGATGAGTATATGGGCATGAAAAAAAAGTTTGGGTATTGGCGTGACACTCACTTAAAAATTACGGGTAATGCGGTTAATCACGTGCAGGCGAGATTTATCTTGGATTGGGTTTATTCAAGTAAAGCTGAGCAAGTAGCTGGAGAGGATTTCTCCTTTACAAAAGGGGAGCATAACGGAAACAGTCCTGTTCAAATTGTTTCAAGCGGCCCAAACTCAAAAACAGAGCATTTAAAAAATATGTATGTAAGACTTATTATGTCTGCGAAGAAAAGTATCTATATCCAGACACCGTATTTTATTCCAGATGCGAGTTTTATGGACGCATGTAAAATGGCCCTTTTATCTGGCGTGGATTTGCGTATTATGATTCCGAATAAGCCTGATCATCCCTTTGTGTATTGGGCCACATGGGCATTTGCAGGTGAACTGTTATCATATGGAGCTAAAATCTATTTGTATGAGAAAGGCTTCTTGCATGCTAAGACAATTGTAGTCGATCAAAAGACATCGTCTGTTGGAACGACCAATATAGATAATAGAAGCTTTAAGTTGAATTTCGAAGTTAATGCAACTGTATATGACAAAGCTATTGCAGACGAGCTTGCACATATCTTTCATGAGGATATAAAAAACTGCTCCCACTTAACAATAGAAAGATATGAGGAAAGACCACTAAGCATAAAATTTAAAGAAGCTATATCAAGGCTTTTAGCGCCTATTTTATAAGATGGAAACGGAAACGGAAGAGTTTCCGTTTTTTTAATGAAAATACATCCTTTTATTAAAAATTGACAATCGAAATTATATCGTATAAGATGCATATTATACGATATATCCTGTGCGATGTAGTTTGCAAATTGTTACTACTGTAAAAAATTTACTTGTGTTTTGGCTGGTGAATAAGCACATTATGTTGAAGCATTAAAAGGTTCGGAATCAGAAATGAACTAACACCTAACAAGACTTTGAAATGGACAAAAGGAGCAGGTTTTATGCAAAGGGAGGATTTCAGCAATGTTAAAAATATTTAGCCACTTTCAAAGAAAAGATTGGCTGTTAATTACATGTGCGTTAGTATTCATTGTTATGCAAGTCTGGCTTGATCTGAAGCTTCCGGATTATATGTCGGAAATTACTAGGCTTGTTCAAACAGAGGGAAGTGAAATTAGTGATGTTCTTTCCCAAGGCGGATTTATGCTGCTGTGTGCGGTGGGAAGTATGGCCGCTTCCATCATCACTGTGTATTTTGCCGCAAAAGTAGCAGCGAGATTTTCAAACAGATTAAGGGGAATGGTGTTTGATAAAACCTTATCCTTCTCGATGCAGGAGCTTTCTAGTTTTTCTACGGCAAGTTTAATTACTCGTTCCACAAATGATATTATGCAGGTTCAAATGCTCATCATACTTGGGTTGCAAGTTGTTTTGAAAGCCCCGATACTTGCGGTTTGGGCTATTTTAAAGATTATGGGGAAATCTTGGCAGTGGACTGCCGCGACTGGAGTCGCTGTGTTCGTACTATTGGTGTTAATTGCTATCATAGTTTTAATCGCATTACCTAAATTCAAAGTTATTCAAACATTAACAGATAATTTAAACATGGTTACAAGAGAAAATTTAACGGGAATACGTGTTGTTCATGCCTACAATTCTACTAAGTTCCATCAAAGTAAATTTGAAAAAGCGAACAACGATTTAACAGACACAAACCTGTTTACAACGAGAACGATGGCCATATTAATGCCGACAATTTCGCTTATTATGTCCGGAATCAGTCTTGCGATTTATTGGATTGGCGCCGTATTAATAAATGATGCGCCAATGACAAATAAACTGACGATATTCTCTGATATGGTCGTATTTTCTTCTTATGCGATGCAGATAATTATGGCATTTATGATGGTTTCCATTACTTTTGTTTTGCTGCCTCGTGCAGCTGTTTCTGCAAAGAGGATAAATGAAGTTCTCGATACGGAAGTCAGCATTAAGGATGGAACAGCAACAGAAGGAACTACAGAAGCAGAAATTGAATTTCGAAATGTCAGCTTTAAATACCCTGGGGCATCTGAATATGTTTTACAGAATGTAAGTTTCAAAGCGTCTAAGGGAGAAACGCTTGCTATTATCGGTTCTACAGGCAGCGGAAAGAGTACCCTTGTTAACTTGATTCCTCGTTTTATGGAAGCAACAGAAGGCGAAATTCTTGTGGATGGTCTTAATGTAAAAGAATATAATTTAGAATCGTTAAGAGATAAATTAGGCTATGTATCCCAAAAGGCGGTTATGTTCAGCGGGTCCGTTTCTTCCAATATTGCTTTTGGTGAAGCAGACAAAAGCACAAAAGCTGAAAGCGAAATAAAGAGAGCCGTAGAGATAGCGCAAGGAAAAGACTTTATTGAAAAAATGGATCAGCAATACGAGGCAGCTATTTCACAAGGTGGTACCAATCTCTCAGGTGGTCAGAAGCAAAGACTATCCATTGCACGTGCCATCTATAAATTGCCTGAAATTTATCTATTCGATGATTCCTTTTCTGCTTTAGATTATAAAACAGACCGTGTCCTCCGTTCTAAGTTAAAGCAGGAAATTAAGGATGCTACTTCCATTATTATTGCGCAGAGAATCGGTACAATCAAAGACGCGGATCGCATTCTTGTCCTAGATGAAGGCAAAATAGTAGGAATTGGCAGACACGATGAATTAATGCAGACATGTGATGTATACCAAGAAATTGCTTATTCACAATTGTCAAAGGAGGAGCTTGAAATTGGATGAAAAAAGTCAAGCTGGTCAAGAGCATACAAACATGGAACCAGATAAACAACCAAAAGATGCTAACATTCAGAGCACGCAAAAAGGCATGAATATAAAAAGCCTAAATGAGCTTGCCTCGTATTCGAAGGCTTACTTCCCAGCAATAATTATTGCCTTAATTCTTGCTATGGCGGCTGCCATCTTTAGTATCGTTGGCCCTAATCAGCTAAGCAAGATGACAGATCTTATCACAGAAGGTTTAGTGGGCAGTATTGATATGGACGCTGTTTTCGATGTTGCTATTTTACTTGTGTTTTTGTATGGCGTAGGATTCATTTTCAACTATATCCAAGGCTATATTATGGCGACTGTTACACAAAGAGTTTCTAAGCAATTAAGACATGATATTTCCGAGAAAATAAATCGTCTTCCCTTGAAGTATTTTGATTCGACTACAACAGGAGATGTGTTAAGCAGAGTAACTAATGATGTAGATATGGTCGGTCAAACGATGAACCAAAGCATCAGTGGTTTAATTACAGCCATTACTATGTTTGTAGGATCATTAATTATGATGTTTTACACAAACTGGATTATGGCAATTTCAGCTGTGCTTTCAACCGTAGTTGGGTTTGTATTGATGGTCTTTATCATATCAAAATCTCAAACCTACTTTGCACAGCAGCAAGCAGACCTAGGTAAGCTCAATGGTCATATTGAGGAGACTTATTCAGGGCATAATGTGGTAAAGGCATATAATGGCGAAAAACAAGCGCAGAATGATTTTTCTGTCATTAACACAAGATTATATGATAGTGCATGGAAATCTCAATTCATGTCAGGTCTTATGATGCCACTCATGATGTTCATCGGAAACTTTGGATATGTAGTCGTTTGTATTGTTGGGGCTGCCCTTGCAGTAAATGGCACGATCTCCTTTGGTGTAATTGTTGCGTTTATGCTTTATATTCGGCTATTTACACAACCGCTTCAACAGCTGGCCCAAGCAGCCACTAATTTACAGTCTACTGCGGCAGCGAGTGGACGAGTCTTTGAATTTTTAGGAGAGGAAGAGCTTGCGAAAGAAAGCAACAAATTAGAAAAGTTAGAAAATGTTAATGGAAATGTGGAATTTAAGCATGTGCAATTTGGTTATGACGAAGATAAGTTAATTATTAAGGATTTTTCTGTAAAGGTGGCAGCAGGGCAAAAAGTTGCTATTGTAGGGCCAACAGGTGCGGGAAAAACAACGCTAATCAACTTACTGATGCGATTTTATGAATTAAATGGCGGAGAAATCACGATTGACGGCATTTCGACTAATCAAATGACAAGAGAGTGTTTGCATGATCTGTTCTGTATGGTGCTTCAAGATACATGGGTGTTTGAGGGGTCTATTCGCGATAATATTGTTTATTCAAGGGATGATGTATCAAATCAAGAGGTAGAAGCAGCCTGCAAAGCAGTAGGGCTAGATCACTTTATTAAAACATTGCCTGATAAATATGATACGATTTTAAATGACAAGTCAAGTTTATCTGCAGGACAAAAGCAGCTGATTACCATTGCCCGGGCTATGGTGAAAATGGCGCCATTACTTATTCTCGATGAAGCAACAAGCTCAGTCGATACGCGCACAGAGGTGCTTATCCAGCAAGCAATGGATAAACTAACGGAAGGAAAAACATCCTTTGTTATCGCGCACAGATTGTCTACGATAAAAAATGCCGATTTGATTTTAGTAATGAAAGATGGCGATATTATCGAAGCTGGTAACCATCAAGAATTAATCAGCCAAGACGGCTTCTATGCAGAACTATATAATAGCCAATTTGAAGAGGCATCTTAAAAAGATTACAAAAATATTAATTAGTAAAAGTCTATAGATATATATTCTATAGACTTTTTTGTCTTTAACTCCAAATTAATGAAGTACCTTCTTTGCCTTGAAGCTTTCTTGTATCCACTTGCACTCCTCTCCACCAGCTAAAAATAAGTCTCCTGCACTTACAGCTGCCGAAAAACAATGACCTTTTATCGTTTCAACTGGCACTAAACTCATGTGCGAAAAATCGTATTGATAGATTCGGGAATAGCCATATTCGTCCTTGCTGGAACAAACATACATATTATCATCAGCATGAACCATATGTAAAAAAGCACGCTCTTCTATTTGAGAAGTAAGAGAATGCCAGATGGTTTCCCCATGTTTTCGAAAAGAGATGGTACCTTTATTTGTCTGACATGCGCCAGTTGTCATCCATAGGTAAGTGGGATCTACGTGAATGGATGACACCATTTTTTCTTGTTCATAAAGTAAAGCTTCTAGCACCTTGGTAGATAACGAATATTTCCACAGACCGCCATTTTGTTTATGTATTTGTGTTCCAATGTATATTTCATCAGCAAATAATGTTAAGGAGCGAATAACTGGTCTAACGGATAGTTCTTTAAAAAGCGAAATCACATTCCATTTTTGTCCGAAATCATAGGATACTAGTAATTGTGTGCCAGCATGTGTAATAACTAAGCCGCTGTCATTGCCGACGATATTCCACAGGCGTTGACTAGTTGGGAAGGAAGAGGTGCGCCATCTTCCGGTTTTCAAATGAAGCTTAATATATCTGCCTTTGTCACCAACTCCCATAATATACTCACCAATTCTTTTCAGCTGGTAAATGGATTCTTGTAATG
This genomic window contains:
- a CDS encoding helix-turn-helix domain-containing protein, yielding MLERADYLRESIDFLQRFIAKSMQKEAEGYGFTVPQIRVIAEVMTNKTSSIKQLTHNLKMTQSSVSDIVERLIGKGILEKTPNPKDKRSVVITLTKGAEDGINKKDYTHLNEMITGALSQLNAEEQEIVMKGMQLLVGAVKEKMTSEGMNYNESFDVMLFPTHENKQ
- a CDS encoding HPr family phosphocarrier protein; translated protein: MLVTKETVRLIRGLQARNTTIFVAKARSFSSDVFLTKNGKASNGKEIMKVMDLNVNTGDEITLLVDGPDEKDAIHTLKKFLFNK
- a CDS encoding ABC transporter ATP-binding protein, translating into MEPDKQPKDANIQSTQKGMNIKSLNELASYSKAYFPAIIIALILAMAAAIFSIVGPNQLSKMTDLITEGLVGSIDMDAVFDVAILLVFLYGVGFIFNYIQGYIMATVTQRVSKQLRHDISEKINRLPLKYFDSTTTGDVLSRVTNDVDMVGQTMNQSISGLITAITMFVGSLIMMFYTNWIMAISAVLSTVVGFVLMVFIISKSQTYFAQQQADLGKLNGHIEETYSGHNVVKAYNGEKQAQNDFSVINTRLYDSAWKSQFMSGLMMPLMMFIGNFGYVVVCIVGAALAVNGTISFGVIVAFMLYIRLFTQPLQQLAQAATNLQSTAAASGRVFEFLGEEELAKESNKLEKLENVNGNVEFKHVQFGYDEDKLIIKDFSVKVAAGQKVAIVGPTGAGKTTLINLLMRFYELNGGEITIDGISTNQMTRECLHDLFCMVLQDTWVFEGSIRDNIVYSRDDVSNQEVEAACKAVGLDHFIKTLPDKYDTILNDKSSLSAGQKQLITIARAMVKMAPLLILDEATSSVDTRTEVLIQQAMDKLTEGKTSFVIAHRLSTIKNADLILVMKDGDIIEAGNHQELISQDGFYAELYNSQFEEAS
- the cls gene encoding cardiolipin synthase, producing the protein METSNIITLLISLISFINIALGIAVIFFERRDVGYTWAWLLILFTVPVVGFLIYIFLGRQVRKENFYKLTDFEKSDFEMAVNRELEAVKEHYSHNEMLDQYSDLINMNLNSSNAFLTTDNEINIFTTGQEKFASLFEDIKKAKEEVNIQYYIIQPDNLGKQLRDLLVQKAKEGVKVRLLFDAIGSKKISPSFYQEIIKNGGEVEVFFPSFLRLINFRINNRNHRKLCIIDGNIAYIGGFNVGDEYMGMKKKFGYWRDTHLKITGNAVNHVQARFILDWVYSSKAEQVAGEDFSFTKGEHNGNSPVQIVSSGPNSKTEHLKNMYVRLIMSAKKSIYIQTPYFIPDASFMDACKMALLSGVDLRIMIPNKPDHPFVYWATWAFAGELLSYGAKIYLYEKGFLHAKTIVVDQKTSSVGTTNIDNRSFKLNFEVNATVYDKAIADELAHIFHEDIKNCSHLTIERYEERPLSIKFKEAISRLLAPIL
- a CDS encoding SDR family oxidoreductase encodes the protein MFTDSKVALVTGGNRGIGYELVRQLALKGFKVILTSRDSKKGLEAVKKLRKSNLEVSFLEMDVNNHESIRQAAITVDEHFGRLDVLINNAGVYLDEDESLLTMDPAILEKTMETNFFGAYYTIQSFLLLMEKYGYGKIINISSDYGRLSQLTSPEVGAYKLSKFALNGLTQLIAGEVKGDIKVNAADPGWVSTDMGGTSAPTTPKQAAESILWLTAIGSDGPSGKFFRGKNSIDW
- a CDS encoding MerR family transcriptional regulator yields the protein MNTYSISEVAKELNLTTYTLRYYDKEGLLPFVERTTNGTRLFKESDIGALRIIECLKSTGMPIKEIKSFIDWCQDGDATLQQRYDMFLERKAAVEAQLAEINKTMEIIKHKCDYYKTALEAGTEDIHKTEKIGSLN
- a CDS encoding ABC transporter ATP-binding protein, giving the protein MLKIFSHFQRKDWLLITCALVFIVMQVWLDLKLPDYMSEITRLVQTEGSEISDVLSQGGFMLLCAVGSMAASIITVYFAAKVAARFSNRLRGMVFDKTLSFSMQELSSFSTASLITRSTNDIMQVQMLIILGLQVVLKAPILAVWAILKIMGKSWQWTAATGVAVFVLLVLIAIIVLIALPKFKVIQTLTDNLNMVTRENLTGIRVVHAYNSTKFHQSKFEKANNDLTDTNLFTTRTMAILMPTISLIMSGISLAIYWIGAVLINDAPMTNKLTIFSDMVVFSSYAMQIIMAFMMVSITFVLLPRAAVSAKRINEVLDTEVSIKDGTATEGTTEAEIEFRNVSFKYPGASEYVLQNVSFKASKGETLAIIGSTGSGKSTLVNLIPRFMEATEGEILVDGLNVKEYNLESLRDKLGYVSQKAVMFSGSVSSNIAFGEADKSTKAESEIKRAVEIAQGKDFIEKMDQQYEAAISQGGTNLSGGQKQRLSIARAIYKLPEIYLFDDSFSALDYKTDRVLRSKLKQEIKDATSIIIAQRIGTIKDADRILVLDEGKIVGIGRHDELMQTCDVYQEIAYSQLSKEELEIG
- a CDS encoding transposase, coding for METISLKLELLNPTKAKKEMYKEMTNINTSFANWLLEYQGLKDATSKVYKLFSDGKFPSAIVNQTIREVKSKKNNQKAKVFRRFWCGFNNQNLKVEKENNLYKVSFPTLEKRVGVPVVIETYQTHWLDKVLEGKAKQGAAELYEKKGRWYVSISISFEPKIPKFESIKPPIMGIDVGLNYLAVAMVGTTSLFFKGNEAAFIRRKYASKRRVLGQNKKLDAIRKSKNKESQWMKELNHVISRKIVNFALENGVRLIRMEDLTGIRKTAKSKKEAGRNLHSWAQYQLQTFIEYKAKVEGMEVQYVNPYNTSQMCKCGHIDKNNRNRHLFQCEKCGYKSHADVNAGLNISKCVSGISKKKKAS
- a CDS encoding NAD(P)H-dependent oxidoreductase, which translates into the protein MWECQETKKQEILDAFNFRHATKVFDPTKKISKEDFSFILETGRLSPSSVGYEPWKFLIVQNKEFHERLKEVAWGAQGQLPTASHFVIILARTDARYDSEYVWQLQKNVKHIPEDKIEKMKSAYKSFQEGMKLLESDRALFDWASKQTYIALGNMMTAAAQIGIDSCPIEGFSPEKVNQLLEEKGLLENGKLAVSAMVAFGYRAENPDRPKTRRAMEDVVQWID